A genomic stretch from Chitinophaga agri includes:
- a CDS encoding HD domain-containing protein, which translates to MDQLIQIKHFASEAHGDQRRKFADEPYINHPVRVMELCREYTSALPVLYAALLHDVLEDTAITAEELSVFLHSILSPEDAARTLTLTIELTDVYVKKNFPTLNRRARKQKEATRLGNISPEGQIIKYADIIDNANDIAKAEDDFVPTFLHECRQLLKVMTNGDPVLRQRANELVEQQLAAATGRP; encoded by the coding sequence ATGGACCAACTTATTCAGATTAAACACTTTGCCAGCGAAGCGCATGGCGACCAGCGGCGTAAATTTGCCGACGAACCTTACATCAATCATCCTGTCAGGGTCATGGAACTATGCAGGGAATATACGTCAGCCCTTCCGGTACTTTATGCGGCACTGCTGCATGACGTACTGGAAGATACTGCCATAACAGCGGAAGAGCTGTCGGTCTTCCTGCATAGCATATTATCTCCTGAAGACGCTGCCAGGACGCTGACACTCACCATTGAGTTGACAGATGTTTATGTAAAAAAGAACTTTCCAACATTGAACAGGCGTGCACGCAAACAAAAAGAAGCGACACGTCTGGGTAATATCAGCCCGGAAGGCCAGATTATCAAATACGCTGACATCATCGATAATGCCAACGATATTGCAAAGGCGGAGGATGACTTCGTACCTACCTTTCTGCACGAGTGCCGCCAGCTATTAAAGGTAATGACCAATGGAGATCCGGTATTGAGGCAGCGGGCCAATGAACTGGTGGAACAGCAGCTTGCAGCGGCGACGGGTAGGCCCTGA
- a CDS encoding four-helix bundle copper-binding protein, whose protein sequence is MQTGYHFYKDCIDMCLRCAAICNHCASSCTAEKDVTMMAKCIRLDMECATACYAAAQLMSLGSTSAVQMCSICADICEACAAECSQHSNPHCQECAEACKQCAAACRKMLIS, encoded by the coding sequence ATGCAAACAGGTTATCATTTTTACAAAGACTGTATTGATATGTGCCTTCGTTGTGCCGCCATCTGTAATCACTGCGCATCATCCTGTACAGCGGAAAAGGATGTAACAATGATGGCCAAATGTATCCGGCTGGATATGGAATGTGCGACGGCCTGTTACGCTGCTGCCCAGTTAATGAGCCTCGGAAGTACCAGCGCTGTACAAATGTGTTCAATTTGTGCCGATATTTGCGAAGCGTGCGCGGCCGAATGCAGTCAACACAGCAATCCGCATTGCCAGGAATGTGCGGAGGCCTGCAAACAATGCGCTGCCGCCTGCAGAAAAATGCTTATATCCTAA
- a CDS encoding SAM hydrolase/SAM-dependent halogenase family protein, whose product MKHIFLFHCLIIMGLSGLAQQRALVFQTDFGLKDGAVAEMKGVVYSLSPDVPMFDLTHEIPPYNIWEAAYRLQQTAPYWPPGTVFVSVVDPGVGSARKSVVLKTRTGHYFVTPDNGTLTLVAKQMGIAEVREINEAVNRRKNSGASYTFHGRDVYAYTAGKLAAGKITFGQVGPRLPDTVVTIPFQRPEYARDTLRGNIPVLDVQYGNVWTNIDQQTFARLQAEPGDVLKVVISSGGEQVYSGTMPFVNTFAAVPEGKELLYLNSLLNVSFAVNMGDFSSRHHVKSGPAWTVVICRQ is encoded by the coding sequence ATGAAACATATATTTCTTTTCCATTGTTTGATCATAATGGGGCTTTCAGGCCTTGCGCAGCAACGCGCATTGGTGTTTCAGACTGATTTTGGTCTGAAAGACGGGGCGGTTGCTGAAATGAAAGGTGTTGTCTACTCCCTGTCGCCCGATGTTCCTATGTTCGACCTCACACACGAAATACCCCCGTATAATATCTGGGAGGCGGCTTATCGCCTCCAGCAAACCGCTCCTTACTGGCCACCCGGGACTGTATTTGTATCCGTGGTAGATCCGGGAGTGGGGTCAGCACGAAAGTCCGTCGTGTTAAAGACCAGGACAGGACACTACTTCGTGACACCGGATAACGGTACACTCACCCTGGTAGCAAAACAAATGGGGATCGCGGAAGTCCGGGAGATCAATGAGGCCGTGAACCGAAGGAAGAACTCCGGCGCCTCTTACACCTTTCATGGCCGCGACGTCTATGCATATACAGCCGGGAAACTGGCTGCCGGTAAGATCACTTTCGGGCAGGTAGGCCCCAGACTGCCGGATACAGTAGTGACTATTCCATTCCAGCGGCCGGAATATGCCCGTGATACGCTGAGGGGAAATATTCCAGTATTGGATGTTCAATATGGAAATGTATGGACGAATATCGATCAGCAGACCTTTGCCAGGTTACAGGCTGAACCCGGGGATGTGCTGAAAGTGGTGATCAGCAGCGGAGGCGAACAGGTGTACAGTGGCACCATGCCCTTTGTAAATACCTTTGCTGCAGTGCCGGAAGGAAAAGAATTATTGTACCTGAACAGCCTGCTCAATGTGTCATTCGCAGTGAATATGGGAGACTTCTCCTCCCGCCATCATGTGAAAAGCGGACCAGCATGGACAGTAGTGATCTGTCGGCAGTAG
- a CDS encoding helix-turn-helix domain-containing protein has protein sequence MPQPDTTNTMFHLAADFINHTNRHIFLTGKAGTGKTTFLKYIKEHTTKSTVVVAPTGVAAINAGGVTMHSFFQLPFGPYVPSGAHLFGVDNGVTDTHALFRNIRFNHDKKALLREMELLIIDEVSMVRADTLDAIDAILRHFRGQPLLPFGGVQVLYIGDLYQLPPVMPDDQWQFLKDHYESVFFFHARVMRQTAPLFIELNKIYRQNEATFINLLNGVRNSTLDWDDLEVLNQRYLPHFTGDDEQYIVLTTHNRRADEINNARLAAMPGQMYTFTGEIKGDFSDKALPTDMDLRIKLGAQVMFIKNDVAEVRRYFNGKLGTVTDILPDDKIVVKLAGGEDTLVLEKETWRNIRYSWNKMEESVDEEELGSFKQYPIRLAWAITIHKSQGLTFEKAIIDAGNAFAPGQVYVALSRCTSLDGLVLHSRIHPGAIRTDQQVQQFSENFHKEEELELLLEGDKLVFWAEQLLKLFSAEKMLGELQLHAVWLKDKKMTGMESAGNLSRNMQQKAAQLHDVGLKFRQQLEPLLKEVLSTGNTAALKERMGKAVAYFTNEIYEGLIQPLRRERELVKGIAKVKKYVLQLSGIEHFLWNRLQLFADASYGNVKFNEGLPDYGKLRWPVAEEKAKEKEKEKDKEKEKPAKKPREAGDSRRGTLELYLSGKTLAEIAEERGLAVSTVESHLADCVAHDELKIDRFIDEKKISKILVLVKELGVTASAPIKARLGDEVSWGEIRAVQAHYRKVME, from the coding sequence ATGCCACAACCGGATACTACAAATACGATGTTTCATCTGGCGGCAGACTTTATCAATCATACCAACCGCCACATTTTCCTTACCGGTAAAGCCGGAACAGGTAAAACCACCTTTCTCAAATATATAAAGGAACATACTACAAAAAGTACTGTGGTGGTGGCCCCGACAGGAGTCGCTGCAATCAATGCCGGAGGTGTGACGATGCACTCCTTTTTTCAACTGCCCTTCGGACCTTATGTACCTTCCGGTGCACATCTGTTCGGTGTGGATAACGGGGTGACTGATACCCATGCACTGTTCCGCAATATTCGCTTCAATCACGATAAAAAAGCACTCCTTCGTGAAATGGAGCTGCTCATTATAGATGAAGTCAGTATGGTACGGGCGGATACGCTCGATGCTATCGACGCCATTCTCAGGCATTTCCGTGGACAGCCCCTGCTGCCTTTTGGTGGTGTGCAGGTACTCTATATCGGAGACCTATACCAGTTGCCGCCTGTCATGCCGGATGATCAGTGGCAGTTCCTGAAGGACCATTATGAAAGCGTATTCTTCTTTCATGCAAGGGTCATGCGGCAAACGGCCCCGCTGTTCATAGAACTGAATAAGATCTATCGTCAGAATGAAGCTACCTTCATCAATCTGCTGAATGGTGTGCGTAACAGCACCCTGGACTGGGATGACCTGGAAGTACTGAACCAGCGCTACCTGCCGCACTTTACGGGCGATGATGAACAATATATCGTGCTGACCACTCACAACCGCCGCGCGGATGAGATCAATAATGCCCGTCTGGCAGCAATGCCAGGACAAATGTATACGTTCACCGGCGAGATAAAAGGAGACTTTAGCGATAAGGCGCTACCTACGGATATGGACCTTCGTATCAAACTCGGCGCGCAGGTCATGTTTATCAAAAATGATGTGGCAGAGGTCCGCCGTTACTTTAACGGTAAACTTGGTACAGTGACCGATATCCTGCCGGACGACAAAATCGTTGTAAAGCTGGCAGGTGGAGAAGATACACTCGTATTAGAGAAGGAAACCTGGAGAAATATCCGCTATTCCTGGAATAAAATGGAGGAATCAGTGGATGAAGAAGAACTGGGTAGTTTTAAACAATATCCGATCAGACTGGCCTGGGCCATCACTATTCATAAAAGCCAGGGCTTGACATTTGAAAAGGCGATCATTGATGCGGGTAATGCGTTTGCCCCCGGACAGGTATATGTGGCGCTGAGTCGCTGTACCTCTCTTGACGGACTGGTACTACATTCCCGCATACATCCCGGCGCCATCCGGACAGACCAGCAGGTGCAACAGTTTTCAGAGAACTTTCATAAGGAAGAGGAGCTGGAACTGCTGCTGGAAGGTGACAAGCTGGTTTTCTGGGCTGAGCAGTTGCTAAAGTTGTTCAGTGCGGAAAAGATGCTGGGAGAGTTGCAGCTGCATGCTGTCTGGCTGAAGGATAAGAAAATGACCGGGATGGAGAGTGCAGGGAACCTCAGTCGTAACATGCAGCAGAAAGCAGCGCAACTCCATGACGTCGGACTAAAGTTCCGTCAGCAACTGGAGCCTTTGCTGAAAGAGGTCCTGAGCACTGGTAATACTGCTGCGCTGAAGGAACGCATGGGAAAGGCTGTCGCCTATTTTACCAATGAGATCTATGAAGGATTAATTCAACCACTCAGAAGAGAAAGAGAACTGGTAAAAGGTATCGCCAAAGTAAAGAAATACGTGCTGCAGCTGTCTGGTATAGAACATTTCCTGTGGAACAGGTTACAGTTATTCGCTGACGCCAGCTATGGTAATGTGAAGTTTAACGAAGGGCTGCCCGACTATGGAAAGCTGCGCTGGCCTGTAGCGGAAGAGAAAGCCAAAGAAAAGGAGAAGGAAAAAGACAAAGAGAAGGAGAAGCCGGCAAAGAAACCCCGGGAAGCAGGAGATAGCAGAAGAGGAACGCTGGAGTTATACCTTTCAGGAAAAACGCTGGCTGAAATTGCAGAAGAAAGGGGACTGGCAGTCAGCACAGTGGAAAGCCACCTGGCAGATTGTGTGGCACACGATGAGCTAAAGATAGACCGCTTCATAGACGAAAAGAAGATCTCAAAGATATTGGTCCTGG